From Roseibium alexandrii DFL-11, the proteins below share one genomic window:
- a CDS encoding glycine cleavage T C-terminal barrel domain-containing protein, translating to MTAAAEFGFGTQIRKSPYFEATVRWGAKAFSVYNHMYIPRDFGDPEQNFWNLVHDAILCDVAVERQVEITGPDAAAFVQMLTPRNLSKMAVGQCKYILITNAAGGLINDPILLRLGENHFWISISDSDVLLWAQGVAINSGMDVTIGEPDVSPLQLQGPKSGMIMQVLFGQEIMDLRYYWHREVELDGIPLIVSRTGWSSELGYELYLRDGSRGDELWEKIMAAGVPLGLQPGHTSSIRRIEGGMLSYHADADMQTNPFELCMDRLVDLSMDADFIGKAALQRIREAGVSRKQVGLLIGGAPLRGPNTTFWTVRKDGAAIGKVTSAVYSPRLQQNIALAMVSADCDGLGTELQVDIPEGQEVAVIVEKPFYDPRKMIAAA from the coding sequence ATGACCGCAGCCGCTGAATTCGGTTTTGGAACACAGATCAGGAAGTCGCCCTATTTTGAGGCAACGGTTCGTTGGGGCGCCAAGGCTTTCTCCGTCTACAATCACATGTATATTCCGCGCGATTTTGGCGACCCGGAACAGAACTTCTGGAATCTGGTCCATGACGCTATTTTGTGCGACGTGGCCGTGGAGCGGCAGGTCGAGATCACCGGTCCGGATGCCGCAGCCTTTGTCCAGATGCTAACGCCGCGCAACTTGTCCAAAATGGCCGTTGGTCAGTGCAAATACATCCTGATTACAAATGCTGCTGGCGGGCTCATCAATGATCCGATCCTGCTGCGCCTCGGCGAGAACCATTTCTGGATCTCCATCTCCGACAGCGATGTCCTTTTGTGGGCGCAAGGGGTCGCAATTAACTCAGGGATGGACGTCACGATTGGAGAGCCTGACGTTTCGCCATTGCAGTTGCAGGGCCCGAAATCCGGAATGATTATGCAGGTGCTCTTCGGTCAAGAGATCATGGACCTGCGGTATTATTGGCATCGCGAAGTCGAGTTGGATGGGATTCCGCTGATTGTGTCCCGCACAGGCTGGTCCAGTGAGCTGGGCTACGAACTTTACCTGCGTGATGGCAGCCGTGGCGACGAGCTGTGGGAAAAAATCATGGCTGCCGGCGTGCCACTTGGCCTTCAACCGGGCCACACATCCTCGATCCGCCGAATTGAGGGCGGCATGCTGTCGTATCATGCCGATGCGGATATGCAGACAAATCCATTTGAATTGTGCATGGATCGCTTGGTGGACCTTTCGATGGACGCTGATTTCATTGGCAAAGCCGCCTTGCAACGGATCCGTGAGGCCGGTGTGTCACGCAAACAGGTAGGCCTTCTTATCGGCGGTGCACCCCTGCGCGGACCGAACACCACCTTCTGGACAGTCCGCAAGGACGGGGCTGCGATCGGTAAAGTTACGTCAGCGGTTTATTCTCCCCGTCTACAGCAGAACATTGCGCTCGCGATGGTTTCCGCCGACTGTGACGGTCTAGGCACAGAGCTCCAGGTCGACATACCCGAGGGCCAGGAAGTCGCGGTCATTGTCGAAAAGCCTTTCTACGATCCGCGCAAGATGATTGCCGCGGCCTGA
- a CDS encoding DUF6338 family protein, with translation MIDSFEAFSVLLLILPGILGFFVYNQVSDFKVKDTLPSVSWVIFFLLATQITSIGLFGQSFFPDLGAETQSGAHQKITAYLGDISATPLIVAAAYGILFGFLKNYSVSHRILKTLKFSKRISSRQPWNEVFHERRGIWVVVRFKDGTALSGWPHYYADDQGGETQQLYLKQAVWFVPVGESKTFVPSAGTQVQQVPAGEVLLPDMSNVVAIELEED, from the coding sequence ATGATTGACAGTTTCGAGGCGTTTTCCGTTCTGCTCCTGATCCTTCCGGGCATTCTGGGGTTTTTCGTCTACAATCAGGTGTCTGATTTCAAGGTGAAGGACACGTTGCCGTCGGTGTCCTGGGTGATCTTCTTTCTGCTGGCAACGCAGATCACATCCATCGGATTGTTCGGCCAGAGTTTCTTTCCCGATCTTGGCGCGGAAACACAATCCGGCGCACATCAGAAGATTACAGCTTATCTCGGCGACATCTCGGCAACGCCGCTGATCGTTGCCGCTGCTTACGGCATCCTGTTCGGGTTCTTGAAAAACTATTCCGTCAGCCACCGCATCCTCAAAACCTTGAAATTTTCAAAGCGGATCAGCAGCCGGCAGCCTTGGAATGAGGTGTTTCACGAAAGGCGGGGTATTTGGGTTGTGGTGCGCTTCAAGGACGGCACGGCGCTCTCCGGCTGGCCGCATTATTACGCCGACGACCAAGGCGGGGAGACACAGCAACTCTATTTGAAGCAAGCCGTCTGGTTTGTGCCGGTGGGCGAGAGCAAGACATTCGTCCCCTCAGCCGGCACGCAAGTTCAGCAAGTTCCGGCTGGTGAAGTTCTGTTGCCGGACATGTCGAATGTCGTCGCGATCGAGTTGGAGGAGGACTAG
- the ettA gene encoding energy-dependent translational throttle protein EttA — protein MARQFIYHMHGLSKSYTGGKKVLDNVHLSFYPDAKIGILGPNGAGKSTLLKIMAGLDKEFQGEAWAAEGAKVGYLPQEPQLDETKTVMENVMEGVAHKQAKLDRYNELMMNYSDETAEEGAQLQDEIDAADLWNLESQVEMAMEALRCPPGDSPVDNLSGGERRRVALCKLLLSEPDLLLLDEPTNHLDAETVHWLERHLREFKGSVLIITHDRYFLDNVTGWILELDRGQGIPYEGNYSVYLEKKSKRMEQEGREDMARNRAIAREREWMGMSPKGRQTKSKARIKAFDDLLSAQEERQPSIEQILIPVGERLGANVIEVKGVSKGFEDRLLIDDLSFKLPRGGIVGVIGPNGAGKSTLFKMLTGQEKPDSGEVITGDSVRLGYVDQSRDALNPDNNVWEEISGGAEVIYLDDKEINSRAYCSSFNFKGPAQQAKVGDLSGGQRNRVHLAKVLKQGANVLLLDEPTNDLDTETLAALEDALENYAGCAVVISHDRMFLDRLATHMLAFEGDSHVEWFEGNFEDYEKDKVRRLGAHAADPRRIKYKPLTR, from the coding sequence ACCGGGGGCAAGAAGGTCCTCGACAACGTTCACCTGTCTTTCTACCCGGACGCCAAGATCGGTATTCTGGGACCCAACGGCGCTGGTAAATCGACGCTCTTGAAGATCATGGCCGGTCTGGACAAGGAGTTCCAGGGCGAAGCCTGGGCGGCCGAGGGCGCCAAGGTCGGGTATCTGCCGCAGGAACCGCAGCTCGACGAGACTAAGACGGTCATGGAAAACGTCATGGAAGGCGTTGCCCACAAGCAGGCCAAGCTCGACCGCTACAACGAGCTGATGATGAACTACTCGGACGAGACGGCCGAGGAAGGTGCGCAGCTTCAGGACGAGATCGACGCAGCTGATCTGTGGAACCTGGAAAGCCAAGTGGAAATGGCCATGGAAGCGCTGCGGTGCCCGCCCGGCGACAGCCCGGTCGACAACCTGTCCGGCGGTGAACGCCGCCGTGTGGCGCTTTGCAAATTGCTGCTTTCCGAGCCGGATCTTCTGCTGCTTGATGAGCCGACCAACCACCTGGACGCTGAAACAGTGCATTGGCTGGAACGCCACCTGCGCGAGTTCAAGGGCTCCGTGCTGATCATCACCCACGATCGCTACTTCCTGGACAACGTCACCGGCTGGATTCTGGAGCTCGACCGCGGTCAGGGCATCCCGTATGAGGGCAACTACTCGGTCTATCTGGAAAAGAAATCCAAGCGGATGGAGCAGGAAGGCCGCGAAGACATGGCGCGTAACCGTGCCATCGCCCGCGAACGCGAATGGATGGGCATGAGCCCGAAAGGCCGCCAGACCAAGTCGAAAGCGCGTATCAAGGCGTTTGATGATCTTCTGTCCGCCCAGGAAGAGCGCCAGCCGTCCATTGAACAGATCCTGATCCCGGTTGGCGAGCGCCTCGGCGCGAATGTCATCGAGGTCAAAGGCGTCTCCAAGGGTTTTGAAGACCGCTTGTTGATCGATGATTTGTCCTTCAAACTGCCGCGCGGCGGCATTGTTGGTGTCATCGGTCCGAACGGTGCGGGTAAATCAACGCTCTTCAAGATGCTGACAGGGCAGGAAAAGCCGGACAGCGGCGAAGTGATCACGGGTGACAGCGTCCGGCTTGGCTATGTCGACCAGTCGCGGGACGCGCTCAACCCGGACAACAACGTTTGGGAAGAGATCTCCGGCGGTGCGGAAGTCATCTATCTGGATGACAAGGAGATCAACTCCCGCGCCTACTGCTCGTCCTTCAACTTCAAGGGCCCGGCTCAGCAGGCCAAGGTTGGCGATCTCTCAGGTGGTCAGCGCAACCGTGTGCATCTGGCGAAGGTCCTGAAACAGGGCGCCAACGTTCTGCTGCTCGATGAGCCGACCAACGATCTCGACACCGAGACATTGGCGGCCCTCGAAGACGCGCTGGAAAACTACGCCGGCTGCGCCGTGGTGATCTCGCACGATCGTATGTTCCTCGACCGTCTGGCAACGCACATGCTCGCCTTTGAAGGCGACAGCCATGTGGAGTGGTTCGAAGGCAACTTCGAGGACTACGAGAAGGACAAGGTCCGCCGCCTCGGTGCCCACGCCGCCGACCCGCGCCGCATCAAGTACAAGCCGCTGACGCGGTAG